A section of the Streptomyces sp. NBC_00178 genome encodes:
- a CDS encoding L,D-transpeptidase family protein: MGRVRAGSRTGGVRAAAACAVVLAALTAGCTDTSAGPAGPATPPGTAASSPDDAKPSGGPATPSASATAPATPTARPSAPPRTLMSVGDRSERVRELQARLRQIGHFDRSPTGYYGTLTAAAVRSFQGKRDLPRTGGTDPVTWRRLLAMTRKPTARELDPPTDRPVARPDARCMTGRVLCISKNSRTLAWMIDGRVVSAMDVRFGSQYTPTREGAFSVYWKSRHHVSTLYDTPMPYAMFFSGGQAVHYSPDFAARGYGGASHGCVNVRDEGKIASLFAQVKNGDKVVVYR, encoded by the coding sequence ATGGGACGTGTACGGGCCGGCAGCCGGACAGGCGGGGTGCGCGCGGCGGCCGCGTGTGCGGTCGTGCTGGCCGCCCTCACGGCGGGTTGCACGGACACGTCCGCCGGGCCGGCGGGCCCCGCCACCCCGCCGGGGACGGCCGCGTCGTCCCCGGACGACGCCAAGCCGAGCGGCGGCCCGGCCACCCCGTCGGCGTCCGCGACGGCGCCGGCGACACCGACCGCCCGCCCCTCGGCACCGCCCCGGACACTGATGTCGGTCGGCGACCGGAGCGAGCGGGTACGGGAACTCCAGGCGAGGCTGCGGCAGATCGGCCACTTCGACCGCAGCCCCACCGGCTACTACGGCACCCTGACGGCCGCGGCGGTGCGCTCCTTCCAGGGCAAGCGGGACCTCCCCCGTACGGGCGGGACCGACCCGGTGACGTGGCGGCGACTGCTGGCGATGACGAGGAAGCCGACGGCCCGGGAACTGGACCCGCCGACCGACAGGCCGGTCGCCCGGCCCGACGCGCGGTGCATGACGGGCCGGGTGCTGTGCATCAGCAAGAACAGCCGCACACTGGCCTGGATGATCGACGGCCGGGTGGTCTCCGCGATGGACGTCCGGTTCGGCTCGCAGTACACGCCCACCCGCGAGGGCGCCTTCTCGGTGTACTGGAAGTCCCGGCACCACGTCTCGACGCTCTACGACACCCCCATGCCGTACGCGATGTTCTTCAGCGGCGGCCAGGCCGTGCACTACTCACCCGACTTCGCGGCCCGTGGCTACGGCGGCGCGTCGCACGGATGCGTGAACGTGCGGGACGAGGGGAAGATCGCGTCGCTGTTCGCCCAGGTGAAGAACGGCGACAAGGTCGTCGTCTACCGGTAG
- a CDS encoding acyl-CoA mutase large subunit family protein — MTRESESGLPIEPVYGPDALDGWRADEKLGEPGAYPFTRGVYPTMYTGRPWTMRQYAGFGTATESNARYKQLIANGTAGLSVAFDLPTQMGHDSDAPIASGEVGKVGVAIDSLDDMRVLFDGIPLGEVSTSMTINAPASLLLLLYQLVAEEQGVPADRLTGTIQNDVLKEYIARGTYIFPPKPSLRLIADIFKYCRAEIPKWNTISISGYHMAEAGASPAQEIAFTLADGIEYVRTAVAAGMDVDDFAPRLSFFFVARTTILEEVAKFRAARRIWARVMKEEFGARNPKSLMLRFHTQTAGVQLTAQQPEVNLVRVAVQGLGAVLGGTQSLHTNSFDEAIALPTDKSARLALRTQQVLAYETDVTATVDPFAGSYVVERMTDDVEAAALELMLKVEDMGGAVEAIERGFQKGEIERSAYRVAQETDSGERVVVGVNRFRLDEEEPYEPLRVDPAIEAQQAARLAKLRAGRDQGAVDAALAELRKAAEGTDNVLYPMKDALKARATVGEVCNALREIWGAYVPTDAF, encoded by the coding sequence ATGACGCGTGAGTCCGAGTCGGGACTGCCCATCGAGCCGGTGTACGGGCCGGACGCCCTCGACGGCTGGCGGGCCGACGAGAAACTGGGCGAGCCCGGGGCGTACCCCTTCACACGCGGTGTCTACCCCACCATGTACACGGGCCGGCCGTGGACCATGCGGCAGTACGCGGGATTCGGCACCGCCACGGAGTCCAACGCCCGCTACAAGCAGCTGATCGCCAACGGCACCGCCGGCCTGTCCGTCGCGTTCGACCTGCCGACCCAGATGGGGCACGACTCGGACGCCCCCATCGCCTCCGGCGAGGTCGGCAAGGTCGGGGTCGCCATCGACTCGCTCGACGACATGCGCGTCCTCTTCGACGGCATCCCGCTGGGCGAGGTCTCCACCTCGATGACCATCAACGCCCCCGCGTCGCTCCTGCTGCTGCTCTACCAACTGGTCGCCGAGGAGCAGGGCGTGCCCGCGGACCGGCTCACGGGCACCATCCAGAACGACGTGCTCAAGGAGTACATCGCCCGGGGCACGTACATCTTCCCGCCGAAGCCGTCGCTGCGGCTGATCGCCGACATCTTCAAGTACTGCCGGGCCGAGATCCCGAAGTGGAACACCATCTCGATCTCCGGTTACCACATGGCCGAGGCGGGCGCCTCGCCCGCGCAGGAGATCGCGTTCACGCTCGCGGACGGCATCGAGTACGTCCGCACCGCCGTCGCCGCGGGCATGGACGTGGACGACTTCGCGCCCCGGCTCTCCTTCTTCTTCGTCGCCCGTACGACGATCCTGGAGGAGGTCGCCAAGTTCCGTGCCGCGCGCCGGATCTGGGCGCGGGTGATGAAGGAGGAGTTCGGCGCGAGGAACCCCAAGTCCCTGATGCTGCGCTTCCACACCCAGACCGCGGGCGTCCAGCTCACCGCCCAGCAGCCCGAGGTCAACCTGGTCCGGGTCGCGGTCCAGGGCCTGGGCGCCGTGCTCGGCGGCACGCAGTCGCTGCACACCAACTCCTTCGACGAGGCGATCGCGCTGCCGACCGACAAGTCGGCCCGCCTCGCGCTGCGCACCCAGCAGGTACTGGCGTACGAGACGGACGTGACGGCCACGGTGGACCCGTTCGCCGGCAGCTACGTCGTCGAGAGGATGACCGACGACGTCGAGGCCGCGGCCCTGGAACTGATGCTCAAGGTCGAGGACATGGGCGGCGCGGTCGAGGCCATCGAACGCGGCTTCCAGAAGGGCGAGATCGAGCGCAGCGCCTACCGGGTCGCGCAGGAGACGGACAGCGGCGAGCGGGTCGTCGTCGGCGTCAACCGCTTCCGGCTGGACGAGGAGGAGCCGTACGAGCCCCTCCGTGTCGACCCGGCGATCGAGGCCCAGCAGGCGGCCCGCCTGGCGAAGCTCCGCGCCGGACGCGACCAGGGTGCGGTGGACGCGGCGCTGGCGGAACTCAGGAAGGCGGCCGAGGGGACGGACAACGTCCTCTACCCGATGAAGGACGCCCTCAAGGCGCGGGCCACCGTGGGCGAGGTCTGCAACGCGCTGCGGGAGATCTGGGGCGCGTACGTGCCGACCGACGCGTTCTGA
- the leuE gene encoding leucine efflux protein LeuE, with protein MLGVTDLPTYLAGLVLIILLPGPNSLYVLSVAARRGVRTGYVAAAGVWTGDTVLMTLSALGAASLLQTTPLLFAVVKYAGAGYLTWLAIGMMRAAASMWRERHRRAAELTEESAAPSAAAEDPYRRALVVSIFNPKAILFLISFFVQFVDPGYAYPALSFLLLGTLLQIGSFLYLSTLIFGGARLAALFHRRKRLSAGATTAAGVLFLGFAAKLSLSGV; from the coding sequence ATGCTGGGTGTCACCGATCTTCCGACCTATCTCGCCGGCCTGGTGCTGATCATTCTGCTGCCGGGGCCGAACTCGCTGTACGTGCTGTCCGTCGCCGCCCGGCGCGGCGTGCGCACCGGCTATGTGGCCGCTGCCGGTGTGTGGACCGGGGACACGGTCCTGATGACCTTGTCGGCGCTGGGCGCCGCCTCGCTGCTGCAGACGACGCCGCTGCTGTTCGCCGTCGTCAAGTACGCGGGCGCCGGTTATCTGACGTGGCTGGCGATCGGGATGATGCGGGCCGCCGCGTCGATGTGGCGCGAGCGGCACCGGCGGGCAGCCGAGCTGACGGAGGAGAGCGCCGCACCGTCGGCAGCCGCGGAAGACCCCTACCGGCGGGCGCTCGTGGTCAGCATCTTCAACCCGAAGGCCATCCTGTTCCTCATCTCCTTCTTCGTGCAGTTCGTCGACCCGGGGTACGCCTATCCGGCGCTGTCCTTCCTCCTGCTCGGCACCCTCCTGCAGATCGGCAGCTTCCTCTACCTCTCGACGCTGATCTTCGGCGGCGCCCGGCTGGCCGCCCTCTTCCACCGCCGCAAGCGGCTGTCGGCGGGGGCCACCACGGCGGCGGGTGTGCTGTTCCTCGGGTTCGCGGCGAAGCTGTCGCTCAGCGGGGTCTGA
- a CDS encoding MarR family winged helix-turn-helix transcriptional regulator, producing the protein MDYSHDDAGLARQPIGYWSWAAHEATVTYIRAALAEHGLTQPPWWVLNQLTEADEHGRPRAEVVALLRGYLNVGDALEPEIDALIAKGLVTEDPATRLRLTPEGHALRAEAFERVGRASAEIHAGIPDEEFVAALKVLQRMIHNVGGKAWHH; encoded by the coding sequence ATGGACTACTCACATGACGACGCGGGGCTGGCCCGGCAGCCGATCGGCTACTGGAGCTGGGCGGCCCACGAGGCGACCGTGACCTACATCAGGGCCGCACTGGCCGAACACGGACTGACCCAGCCTCCCTGGTGGGTCCTCAACCAGCTCACCGAGGCGGACGAGCACGGCCGTCCGCGCGCCGAGGTGGTCGCGCTGCTCCGCGGCTACCTGAACGTCGGCGACGCGCTGGAACCGGAGATCGACGCCCTCATCGCCAAGGGCCTGGTCACGGAGGACCCCGCCACCCGCCTCCGGCTCACCCCCGAAGGACACGCCCTGCGCGCCGAGGCGTTCGAACGGGTCGGCAGGGCGAGCGCGGAGATCCACGCCGGCATCCCGGACGAGGAGTTCGTCGCTGCCCTGAAGGTGCTCCAGCGGATGATCCACAACGTGGGCGGCAAGGCCTGGCACCACTGA
- a CDS encoding glycosyltransferase family 2 protein, with protein sequence MPKLSVVVPFHNVGAFADTTLGSLARNTGPDIEFLLVDDCSTDDTPAVIDRWADRLPNAEVIRHEKNQGIAAARNSGIDAARGDFVTFLDGDDWYAPGHLGRLLHAAAGLDCDFARTDHVQATGTARIVKRAPAPLRETVLDPREGIASPGFETMVDYPFVWAGVYHRRLFDDGGHRFTTRLRTAEDRLWIWQLHLRARSYAALNLYGVFYRRGVTTSLTQIKDSRQLDFFPAYDTLLDEIREDRDAEILLPKAVRTYCAMIAFHNEKADAYEPATFRRLRHESAAALHRMPQQVLDHTLTMMDAKRSTLLNRLRDKQKAA encoded by the coding sequence GTGCCGAAACTGTCCGTTGTCGTGCCGTTCCACAATGTCGGCGCCTTCGCCGACACGACGCTGGGCAGTCTCGCCCGCAACACCGGCCCGGACATCGAGTTCCTGCTGGTGGACGACTGCTCCACGGACGACACACCGGCCGTCATCGACCGCTGGGCCGACAGACTCCCGAACGCCGAGGTCATCCGGCACGAGAAGAACCAGGGCATCGCCGCGGCCCGCAACAGCGGCATCGACGCGGCCCGCGGCGACTTCGTCACCTTCCTCGACGGCGACGACTGGTACGCCCCCGGCCATCTCGGCCGGCTGCTGCACGCCGCCGCCGGGCTGGACTGCGACTTCGCCCGCACCGACCACGTCCAGGCCACCGGCACCGCCCGGATCGTGAAGCGGGCACCCGCCCCGCTCCGTGAGACCGTGCTGGACCCGCGGGAGGGCATCGCCTCGCCCGGGTTCGAGACGATGGTCGACTACCCCTTCGTCTGGGCGGGCGTCTACCACCGGCGGCTCTTCGACGACGGCGGCCACCGCTTCACCACCCGGCTGCGCACCGCGGAGGACCGGCTGTGGATCTGGCAGCTGCACCTGCGGGCACGCAGCTACGCGGCGCTGAACCTGTACGGCGTCTTCTACCGGCGCGGGGTCACCACCTCCCTGACCCAGATCAAGGACTCCCGCCAGCTGGACTTCTTCCCCGCCTACGACACGCTGCTGGACGAGATCCGCGAGGACCGGGACGCGGAGATCCTCCTTCCCAAGGCGGTCCGCACCTACTGCGCGATGATCGCCTTCCACAACGAGAAGGCGGACGCGTACGAGCCCGCGACCTTCCGGCGGCTGCGCCACGAGTCGGCCGCCGCGCTGCACCGCATGCCGCAGCAGGTGCTCGACCACACCCTGACGATGATGGACGCCAAGCGCAGCACCCTGCTCAACCGCCTGCGTGACAAGCAGAAGGCCGCCTGA
- a CDS encoding polysialyltransferase family glycosyltransferase, whose translation MPTRRTQIFQVSTLYGAATLAAALDAGQFGPGQDSHRVLLVSNNAAIPETALRLEDMRGYGDIAARFDAVVDWNEAISPHHPSGWGPRPEETELWQRAFRLAWGIDPTGPVDLAVESIQVNPARALAAIFAESAVHVYADGLMSYGPTRNKVPRSIACRIQRVLHLDLVPGLRPLLLAESGVEPELVPNDSFRKVLGEIAGSADGDRQLAAAVEAAPTAMLLGQYLAALNILTAEEEEDLHIRMLRGAARAGHTSVLFKPHPTAPARYSRALDDTAAELGVRLTTLDGPLLAETLYERCAPTLVVGCFSTAMFTAAAYYGIPVARVGTRLVLDRITPYENSNRVPLTIVDHLVPDLDAHSGEPVAELPSTAPETLAPLVRTVGYCMQSGLHPTLRAEAESWLRDHLDATTQHYFKRRRLQKLTLPGGGPRGAAIRLRRTVRRTRTSLGL comes from the coding sequence ATGCCCACGCGACGCACCCAGATCTTCCAGGTCTCGACCCTCTACGGGGCGGCCACGCTTGCCGCGGCGCTCGACGCCGGACAGTTCGGGCCCGGGCAGGACAGCCATCGCGTCCTGCTCGTCTCCAACAACGCCGCGATCCCCGAAACCGCCCTCCGGCTGGAGGACATGCGGGGTTACGGCGACATCGCGGCCCGCTTCGACGCCGTCGTCGACTGGAACGAGGCCATCAGCCCGCACCATCCGAGCGGCTGGGGTCCGCGGCCCGAGGAGACCGAGCTCTGGCAGCGCGCCTTCCGGCTCGCCTGGGGCATCGATCCCACCGGGCCCGTCGACCTCGCCGTCGAATCCATCCAGGTCAACCCCGCCCGCGCACTCGCCGCGATCTTCGCCGAGAGCGCCGTACACGTCTACGCCGACGGCCTGATGAGCTACGGCCCGACGCGCAACAAGGTGCCGCGGTCCATCGCCTGCCGCATCCAGCGCGTGCTGCACCTGGACCTCGTACCGGGACTGCGGCCCCTCCTCCTGGCCGAGTCGGGGGTCGAGCCCGAGCTCGTCCCGAACGACTCCTTCCGCAAGGTGCTCGGCGAGATCGCAGGATCGGCGGACGGCGACCGGCAGCTCGCGGCGGCCGTGGAGGCGGCGCCCACGGCCATGCTCCTCGGGCAGTACCTCGCGGCCCTGAACATCCTCACCGCCGAGGAGGAGGAGGACCTGCACATCCGCATGCTGCGCGGCGCGGCGCGGGCGGGCCACACCTCCGTCCTGTTCAAACCGCACCCCACCGCGCCGGCCCGCTACTCGCGGGCGCTGGACGACACCGCCGCCGAGCTGGGGGTGCGGCTGACGACGCTGGACGGCCCGCTGCTCGCCGAGACCCTCTACGAACGCTGCGCGCCCACACTCGTCGTCGGCTGCTTCTCGACCGCGATGTTCACCGCCGCCGCCTACTACGGCATCCCCGTCGCCCGCGTCGGGACCCGTCTCGTGCTGGACCGCATCACCCCGTACGAGAACAGCAACCGCGTCCCGCTGACGATCGTCGACCACCTCGTGCCCGACCTGGACGCGCACAGCGGTGAGCCCGTGGCCGAACTGCCGTCCACCGCACCGGAGACCCTGGCGCCGCTGGTCAGGACCGTCGGCTACTGCATGCAGTCCGGCCTCCACCCCACGCTGCGCGCCGAGGCCGAGTCCTGGCTGCGGGACCACCTCGACGCCACCACGCAGCACTACTTCAAGCGGCGGCGCCTCCAGAAGCTCACGCTTCCCGGCGGCGGCCCGCGAGGAGCGGCGATCCGGCTGCGCCGCACCGTACGCCGCACCCGCACCAGCCTGGGCCTCTGA
- a CDS encoding tetratricopeptide repeat-containing glycosyltransferase family protein: MNTTPADGRTGRADGGPAAGPDDRRAVTGKRRIAFAAYADEGRMPGLLVLLRSLALTGPAVCEDFLVLHPGLPDSAFDAARRLHPRLVPRAARSRLDVFRLTGYDTVVALGAGTVVLGSLAPLLALRTGVAAVPGPGGEGPVQGGGLSVIQLQDVSDTVLEALARGEEAADRALADEGLLVPLPSRYDVPAGPPHDDTPVSDSTVVLRFPEGRSAEDGGASAFSAPARAARERYELDDEAFRAAYCALPGSKHPELLLHCALPFPGGGRAPVDLVRQVAEVHRRQGRYDEAVALLTPAVADRPDLPRCHETLGTSLMALSRYEEAEAHLLLATVSPDFAARAYGQLARLAWLLGRTEDAHAYAREGLDADPADGNCHAWYVRTRSAEAGAEGRSEEQLAHVALFADGQENAGDKVLPEAVRMCFGPETGPARWHERSVHRLVDEPGLEELNARRGIVVGGGGLFLPDTAPNGNSGWQWNIPDAVLARITAPLAVFAVGYNVFDGQRYRRERFAESLRTLVERSVFFGLRNQGSVERVRELLPEELRDHVRYQPCPTTVARHLEPGTADADHRDDTVLVNCAYDRAGLRFGHDYGHFLAETAAAVRAVGKRAEVRYAAHMPADEKFVHDLRREHGITLPVEPLYLFTNDRIRELYRHTRLVIGMRGHAGMIPFGCGTPIISLVSHPKLAYFLSDIDRPEWGVSVHDRALGARLAERAADVLDHHAAAVADVHGRQERLWSVTRANLGELRKVFGLSDPFPGAPGTHVPGPRAAGGARALHLPDTRTK, encoded by the coding sequence ATGAACACCACCCCCGCGGACGGACGCACCGGCCGCGCCGACGGCGGTCCGGCCGCCGGGCCCGACGACAGGCGCGCCGTCACCGGCAAGCGCAGGATCGCCTTCGCCGCGTACGCCGACGAGGGCCGGATGCCCGGCCTGCTGGTGCTGCTGCGCAGCCTCGCCCTGACCGGTCCGGCCGTCTGCGAGGACTTCCTCGTCCTGCACCCCGGGCTGCCCGACTCCGCGTTCGACGCGGCACGCCGGCTGCACCCCCGGCTCGTCCCGCGCGCCGCTCGCAGCCGCCTCGACGTGTTCCGGCTGACCGGCTACGACACCGTCGTCGCCCTCGGCGCCGGCACGGTCGTCCTCGGCTCCCTCGCGCCGCTGCTGGCCCTGCGCACCGGGGTCGCGGCGGTCCCCGGGCCCGGCGGCGAAGGGCCCGTGCAGGGCGGCGGCCTGTCGGTGATCCAGCTCCAGGACGTCTCGGACACCGTGCTCGAGGCCCTGGCCCGGGGCGAGGAGGCGGCCGACCGGGCACTGGCGGACGAGGGGCTCCTCGTGCCGCTCCCCTCCCGCTACGACGTCCCGGCGGGACCGCCGCACGACGACACCCCCGTGTCCGACAGCACCGTCGTCCTGAGGTTCCCGGAAGGGCGGTCCGCGGAGGACGGCGGCGCGTCCGCCTTCTCCGCTCCGGCGCGCGCGGCGCGTGAGCGGTACGAACTGGACGACGAGGCGTTCCGCGCCGCTTACTGCGCCCTCCCCGGCTCCAAACACCCCGAGCTGCTCCTGCATTGCGCCCTGCCGTTCCCCGGAGGGGGGCGTGCGCCGGTCGACCTGGTGCGACAGGTCGCCGAGGTGCACCGCCGGCAGGGCCGCTACGACGAGGCCGTCGCTCTGCTCACCCCCGCCGTGGCGGACCGGCCGGACCTCCCGCGCTGCCACGAGACGCTGGGCACGAGCCTGATGGCCCTGTCCCGCTACGAGGAGGCCGAGGCGCACCTGCTCCTGGCCACCGTGTCACCGGACTTCGCCGCCCGGGCGTACGGGCAGCTCGCCCGGCTCGCCTGGCTGCTGGGCCGGACCGAGGACGCACACGCCTACGCCCGAGAGGGGCTCGACGCGGACCCGGCCGACGGCAACTGCCATGCCTGGTACGTCCGTACACGCTCCGCCGAAGCCGGGGCCGAGGGCCGCTCGGAGGAACAGCTCGCCCATGTGGCCCTGTTCGCCGACGGCCAGGAGAACGCGGGCGACAAGGTACTGCCCGAAGCCGTACGCATGTGCTTCGGCCCGGAAACCGGCCCCGCCCGCTGGCACGAGCGGTCCGTGCACCGCCTGGTCGACGAGCCCGGCCTGGAGGAGCTCAACGCCAGGCGCGGCATCGTCGTCGGCGGTGGCGGCCTCTTCCTCCCCGACACCGCGCCCAACGGCAACAGCGGCTGGCAGTGGAACATCCCCGACGCGGTCCTGGCCCGGATCACCGCGCCGCTCGCCGTCTTCGCGGTCGGCTACAACGTCTTCGACGGCCAGCGCTACCGCCGCGAGCGCTTCGCGGAGAGCCTGCGCACCCTCGTGGAGCGGTCGGTGTTCTTCGGGCTGCGCAACCAGGGCTCCGTGGAGCGGGTCCGCGAACTCCTGCCGGAGGAACTCCGCGACCACGTGCGCTACCAGCCCTGCCCCACCACCGTCGCCCGCCACCTCGAACCCGGCACGGCCGACGCGGATCACCGGGACGACACCGTGCTGGTCAACTGCGCCTACGACCGGGCCGGTCTGCGCTTCGGCCACGACTACGGCCACTTCCTCGCCGAGACGGCCGCCGCCGTGCGCGCCGTCGGGAAGCGCGCCGAGGTCCGCTACGCCGCCCACATGCCCGCCGACGAGAAGTTCGTCCACGACCTGCGCAGGGAACACGGCATCACCCTGCCGGTGGAGCCGCTCTACCTCTTCACCAACGACCGGATCCGCGAGCTCTACCGGCACACGCGCCTGGTCATCGGCATGCGCGGGCACGCGGGAATGATCCCCTTCGGCTGCGGTACGCCGATCATCAGCCTGGTCTCGCACCCCAAACTCGCCTACTTCCTCTCCGACATCGACCGCCCCGAGTGGGGTGTGTCCGTCCACGACAGGGCGCTCGGAGCCCGCCTCGCCGAGCGGGCGGCCGATGTGCTGGACCACCACGCGGCCGCCGTGGCCGACGTGCACGGCAGGCAGGAACGCCTCTGGTCGGTCACCCGCGCCAACCTCGGGGAACTCCGGAAGGTGTTCGGCCTTTCCGACCCCTTCCCCGGTGCCCCCGGCACGCACGTTCCCGGGCCCCGCGCCGCCGGGGGCGCACGGGCCCTTCACCTGCCCGACACCCGGACGAAGTGA
- a CDS encoding acyltransferase, with translation MSSSLSSPAGASPPGAPAPAGSPQPAAGSGPRREHRYDIDLVRLLCSVGVILCHTGSAFVNTAGREASNGPGTYWAGLVADSAGRFAVPLFFAIAGWVVLVGAPVRDGRQLWQRIVRIVVPLGVWTALYLAWGRLRGTNDAPVGELALDSLLASVRPAYHLWYLYAYIPVIMLLAFAALVKSGKRPWGLGAALLVLGAAPTLAGDLSRIPGLDVPRFGWGFGPYQLIYAVLGALLLSLPAGTFGRRGLWWLLPAGGALAAIVAYQHGVHYAIPYASVLVAVFSAGVLLSLHRVRVPERLRPALTRLAGASFGAYMIHVLVLGVLTDLLVGSDLSLPVAAVLALAVTAATTALSFGAALLWTRLGLTRLLG, from the coding sequence ATGTCTTCCTCCCTCTCCTCGCCGGCCGGCGCCTCCCCGCCCGGCGCGCCCGCCCCCGCCGGGTCCCCGCAGCCCGCCGCCGGGTCCGGGCCGCGCCGTGAACACCGGTACGACATCGACCTGGTGCGGCTGCTCTGCTCCGTCGGCGTGATCCTCTGCCACACCGGCTCGGCGTTCGTGAACACGGCGGGCCGCGAGGCCTCGAACGGGCCCGGCACCTACTGGGCCGGGCTGGTCGCCGACTCGGCGGGCCGCTTCGCGGTGCCGCTGTTCTTCGCGATCGCCGGCTGGGTCGTCCTGGTCGGCGCCCCGGTCCGCGACGGACGCCAGCTGTGGCAGCGGATCGTCCGGATCGTGGTGCCGCTCGGCGTCTGGACCGCGCTCTATCTGGCCTGGGGCAGGCTGCGCGGCACCAACGACGCCCCGGTCGGCGAGCTGGCGCTCGACTCGCTCCTCGCCTCGGTCCGCCCGGCGTACCACCTCTGGTACCTGTACGCCTACATCCCCGTGATCATGCTCCTGGCCTTCGCCGCCCTGGTGAAGTCCGGCAAGCGCCCCTGGGGCCTGGGTGCCGCCCTCCTCGTGCTGGGTGCCGCCCCGACGCTGGCCGGCGACCTGTCCCGGATCCCGGGCCTGGACGTGCCGCGCTTCGGCTGGGGCTTCGGCCCGTACCAGCTGATCTACGCCGTGCTGGGCGCCCTGCTCCTCTCGCTGCCCGCCGGTACGTTCGGCAGGCGCGGCCTGTGGTGGCTGCTGCCCGCGGGCGGGGCCCTGGCCGCGATCGTCGCGTACCAGCACGGGGTCCACTACGCGATCCCGTACGCGAGCGTCCTGGTCGCCGTGTTCAGCGCCGGTGTGCTGCTCTCGCTGCACCGCGTGCGGGTCCCCGAGCGGCTGCGCCCGGCCCTGACCCGGCTGGCGGGCGCCTCGTTCGGGGCGTACATGATCCACGTCCTGGTCCTGGGCGTCCTCACCGACCTGCTCGTCGGCAGCGACCTCTCCCTGCCGGTGGCGGCGGTGCTGGCTCTCGCCGTCACCGCCGCCACCACGGCTCTCTCGTTCGGCGCCGCGCTCCTGTGGACCCGCCTCGGCCTGACCCGCCTGCTGGGCTGA
- a CDS encoding glycosyltransferase family 2 protein produces MVKLSVIVPFFNVQAYASDTLRSLRANAREDFEFILVDDCSTDGTADLLRRAGEDIEGVVVRSHERNAGLATARNTGLDAARGEYIAFLDGDDWVAPGHYARLLARTEALGCSFVRTDHVQVTGTSRTLRRVPHGPRGVVGDPRDAILPADRTTSVDYAYAWAGLYHRDLLDQGLLRFTDGLRTAEDRPWIWRLHRHAPSFAVLGTLTHFYRRGVASSLTRIGDERRLDFIRAYGQVLSDTASDPAADELLPKAVRTYCAVIAHHIGAVDEFEPSVARTLKSLCAAALKSMPQPILDNVLASMDPERATVLRRLRRRPAGIKETSAA; encoded by the coding sequence GTGGTCAAGCTCTCCGTCATCGTGCCGTTCTTCAACGTTCAGGCCTACGCGTCCGACACCCTGAGAAGTCTGCGGGCCAATGCCCGGGAGGACTTCGAGTTCATCCTCGTCGACGACTGTTCGACCGACGGCACGGCGGATCTCCTGCGCCGGGCCGGCGAGGACATCGAGGGTGTGGTGGTCCGCTCCCACGAACGCAACGCCGGTCTGGCCACGGCCCGCAACACCGGTCTGGACGCGGCCCGCGGCGAGTACATCGCCTTCCTGGACGGCGACGACTGGGTCGCCCCCGGCCACTACGCCCGCCTTCTCGCCCGGACCGAGGCCCTGGGCTGCTCGTTCGTGCGCACGGACCATGTCCAGGTCACGGGCACGTCCCGCACGCTGCGCCGCGTCCCGCACGGTCCGCGCGGGGTGGTGGGCGACCCCAGGGACGCGATCCTGCCCGCGGACCGGACCACCTCGGTGGACTACGCGTACGCCTGGGCCGGGCTCTACCACCGTGACCTGCTGGACCAGGGGCTGCTGCGTTTCACGGACGGGCTGCGCACCGCCGAGGACCGGCCGTGGATCTGGCGGCTGCACCGGCACGCCCCGTCCTTCGCGGTCCTGGGAACTCTGACCCATTTCTACCGGCGGGGAGTCGCGTCCTCCCTCACCCGGATCGGCGACGAACGCAGGCTGGATTTCATTCGCGCTTACGGCCAGGTGCTGTCCGACACCGCTTCGGACCCAGCGGCCGACGAACTCCTGCCGAAAGCGGTGCGCACCTACTGCGCCGTCATCGCCCATCACATCGGAGCCGTCGATGAATTCGAACCATCGGTGGCCCGCACCCTGAAATCACTCTGCGCGGCGGCGCTGAAAAGCATGCCCCAGCCGATTCTGGACAATGTCCTGGCCTCCATGGACCCGGAACGCGCGACCGTGCTCCGAAGGCTGCGCCGCCGTCCCGCAGGCATCAAGGAGACGAGCGCCGCGTGA